Proteins encoded by one window of Kribbella italica:
- the trmB gene encoding tRNA (guanosine(46)-N7)-methyltransferase TrmB — MDQVRQPGVFSHVRRSVRMTVGQQRVWETHWSELGRKLEELPAGTLDLDAWFGRTAPVVLEIGSGMGEATAQLAEAAPGVNHLAAEVYPAGLGQLMLAVEKSDLGNVRLLHGDALDFLRDHVAPDTLDGVRIYFPDPWQKKRHNKRRLVKSPFVSLVASRLRPGGTLHLATDWADYADEMLEVCTAEPLLANQYDSWAPRPSWRPLTKFESRAQVEGRVCRDLLLTKSQSTKVTPSGW, encoded by the coding sequence ATGGATCAGGTACGGCAGCCGGGCGTGTTCAGTCACGTCCGGCGCAGCGTGCGGATGACGGTCGGGCAGCAGCGGGTGTGGGAGACGCACTGGTCCGAGCTCGGTCGCAAGCTGGAGGAGTTGCCGGCCGGGACGCTCGACCTGGACGCCTGGTTCGGCCGGACGGCGCCGGTGGTGCTGGAGATCGGGTCGGGTATGGGCGAGGCGACCGCGCAGCTCGCGGAGGCGGCGCCCGGGGTCAACCACCTGGCCGCCGAGGTCTACCCGGCCGGGCTCGGGCAGCTGATGCTCGCGGTCGAGAAGAGCGACCTGGGCAACGTCCGCCTACTGCACGGCGACGCGCTCGACTTCCTCCGCGACCACGTCGCGCCGGACACGCTGGACGGCGTACGGATCTACTTCCCGGATCCGTGGCAGAAGAAGCGGCACAACAAGCGGCGACTGGTGAAGTCGCCGTTCGTCAGCCTGGTCGCGTCCCGGCTGCGGCCCGGCGGGACGTTGCACCTGGCCACGGACTGGGCCGACTACGCCGACGAGATGCTCGAGGTCTGCACGGCCGAGCCGCTGCTCGCCAACCAGTACGACAGCTGGGCGCCACGGCCGTCGTGGCGTCCGCTGACCAAGTTCGAGTCGCGTGCGCAGGTCGAAGGCCGCGTGTGCCGCGACCTGCTCCTCACAAAATCACAGAGCACCAAGGTCACGCCGTCCGGCTGGTGA
- a CDS encoding SigE family RNA polymerase sigma factor yields the protein MAELSGDGATSFTQFVTQRYGALLGTAYLLTQDHGLAEDLVQTTLAKCWRRWDTIRAEDPYAYVRQVLVNTCRAYWRVKKGKLEFPTEELPTRPVLIDYYDRIERDSVLVAALERLPGRMRAVVVLRYLVDLSEAETAEEVGCAVGTIKSQTSRALARLRGDPLLLDYRKSA from the coding sequence ATGGCGGAACTGTCGGGGGACGGTGCCACGAGCTTCACGCAGTTCGTGACACAGCGGTACGGCGCACTGCTGGGTACGGCGTACCTGCTGACGCAGGACCACGGCCTGGCCGAGGACCTGGTGCAGACCACGCTGGCCAAGTGCTGGCGGCGGTGGGACACCATCCGCGCCGAGGACCCGTACGCGTACGTGCGGCAGGTGCTCGTCAACACCTGTCGCGCCTACTGGCGGGTGAAGAAGGGCAAGCTGGAGTTCCCGACCGAGGAGCTGCCGACCCGGCCGGTGCTGATCGACTACTACGACCGGATCGAGCGGGACTCCGTGCTGGTCGCCGCGCTGGAACGGCTGCCGGGACGGATGCGGGCGGTCGTCGTCCTGCGGTACCTGGTCGATCTGAGCGAGGCCGAGACCGCGGAGGAGGTCGGGTGCGCGGTCGGCACGATCAAGAGCCAGACCAGCCGGGCGCTGGCCCGGTTGCGTGGGGATCCGCTGCTGCTCGACTACCGCAAGAGCGCCTGA